Proteins from a single region of Lysinibacillus sp. JNUCC-52:
- the coaE gene encoding dephospho-CoA kinase (Dephospho-CoA kinase (CoaE) performs the final step in coenzyme A biosynthesis.), translated as MIIGLTGSIASGKSTVAKMMTALGLPIVDADVVARDVVKPGTETLALIVQNFGENILLDDGNLNRPKLGDIIFHEPAKRKILNDIMHPAIRQEMLTQRDAYLEAGQKHVVMDIPLLFESKLQHFVERILVVSVSEEVQLRRLMERNQLSKEDALARMHSQLPMSVKEKSAHAVIYNNENIQQTEEQLIKILTHWGVL; from the coding sequence ATGATTATCGGATTAACAGGAAGTATTGCGAGTGGCAAAAGTACAGTCGCAAAAATGATGACAGCACTAGGTTTACCAATAGTCGATGCAGATGTTGTCGCACGTGATGTAGTTAAACCAGGTACAGAAACGTTAGCACTCATTGTACAAAACTTTGGAGAAAATATATTGCTTGATGATGGCAATCTAAATCGTCCGAAGTTAGGTGATATTATTTTCCATGAGCCTGCGAAACGAAAAATTTTAAATGATATTATGCATCCTGCTATTCGTCAGGAAATGCTAACTCAACGTGATGCATATTTGGAAGCTGGACAAAAACATGTTGTCATGGATATTCCATTACTTTTTGAAAGCAAATTGCAGCATTTTGTTGAGCGCATCCTTGTTGTTTCAGTTAGTGAAGAAGTCCAGCTTAGACGTTTAATGGAGCGCAATCAATTATCAAAAGAAGATGCACTAGCACGCATGCATTCACAGTTACCAATGTCTGTGAAAGAGAAAAGTGCTCATGCTGTCATTTATAACAACGAAAATATACAGCAAACTGAAGAGCAGTTAATTAAGATTCTTACGCATTGGGGCGTACTTTAG